In Desulfofustis limnaeus, the genomic stretch CCGGCCATGATCCACGAACTCTTTCTCGCCCCGCTGGCGGAGACCTATTTCCAGAAAGCCCTGATCGGCGGCTCCATCGTCGCCGTGGTGGCCGGTGTCGTCGGCTGCCTGGTGATCCTGCGCCGCATGGCCTTTCTCGGCGACGCCCTGTCGCACGCCATGATCGCCGGGGTCGCCGGCGGCTACCTGGTGATGAAGATGCTCTTCGGCCTCGAGGCCCACGCCCCCGGCATGCTCTTCGGCTCGCTGCTGGCGGCCATCACCACCGTCGCCCTGATCAGTTTCGTCTCCCGGATATCCCGGGTCAAAGAAGACACCGCCATCGGCATCATGTACACCGGCGTCTTCGCGCTGGGCGTAGTGGCCGTCTCCATCTTCCGCCACTACATCCACATCGACCTGATGCATTTCATCATGGGCGACGTACTCGGCGTCGCCGACAGCGACCTTTGGGTGAGCGCCGTGGCCGGCGCCGTGGTGCTGAGCGTGCTCATTCTCTTCTTCCGCCACTTCCAGTTGGCCACCTTCGACCCGGTGATGGCCGCCTCCATCGGCCTGCCGGTACTGCTGCTCGACTACCTGTTCACCACCTGCGTCTCGCTGGTGGTGGTGAGCGCCGTCAGCATGGTGGGAGTCATCCTGGTGGTCGGCCTGCTCATCACCCCGGCCGCCACCGCCTACCTGCTCAGCGACCGGCTCGACCGGATGATGATGCTGGCCGCCCTGTTCGGTGTCACCAGTGTGGTTGGTGGCCTTTATCTCTGCGTCTGGCTCGATTCGGCCGGCGGCGGCGCCATCATGCTGTTCTGTACCCTGCAGTTTCTGGTGGTGCTGGTCCTGGCCCCCAAATACGGCCTGATCGCCCGCTGGCTGCGTCTGCGCAGCCTGATCCCGCAACAGGTGGTGGAGGACATCCTGACCACCATTCTCCGCTACGGCAAACCAACCCCGCTGGCGATCATCCGCACCTACGTGGAGAGTACGCGCGGACTGCAGAAAGCGCTGCTGCGCATGGAACGGGATGGCCTGCTGCTTCGCTCCGCCGAAGGCTATCGGCTCAGCGAGGCCGGGGAAAAAGAAGCGGGCAAGGTACTGCGCGCCCATCGTCTCTGGGAGACCTACCTGGAGGCCATCGGCACCCCGGCCGAGGAGGTCCACGCCACCGCGCACCACCTCGAGCATCTGGGCGGCGAGGCGGTGGACTATCTCGACGAGAAGCTGGGCAACCCGGAAGTCAGCCCCCATGGCAAAACCATTTCCTGAACCGCACCCCTTTCCCTCTCCCCCGGCGACGACCTCATCCCGATGGAAGGTGACCACCATACACGAGCGCTGCATCGGCTGCCAGGCCTGCCTGGCGAGGTGCCCGGAAGCGGCGCTGCGCCTCGACGGCCAAACCATCAGCCGTGATCATGAGCGCTGCTCCCTCTGCCTCGATTGTGTCGAGATCTGCCCGGTCATGGCTCACGAGGCTCTGGTTCGGGGCTGATTGCACCCTCATGGTGTCGACCGCGACGATAACAAGGCAGCCCCGCTCCATTGCGCCGGTGGTGCAGTCGGGGATCGGCAAGGTGGCAAGGCACCGCTGCCGTGGCAAAACCACCCGTAACCGTGAACGGGAGCTTGCATGAGCGATTCCCCCAAGCCCACGAATCTCCCGGCCATCCTTCGCACCAGGGTCGTGGTCGGGCTATTGTTCGCAGATGACGGGCGGATCCTGATCGCCAAACGGAACCACCGCAAACTCTACGGCGGGCTCTGGGAGTTCCCGGGTGGCAAGGTGGAGCTGGGAGAGACCGTGGAACAGGCGCTGATCCGGGAAATCAGCGAAGAGTTGGCAGCACCGATCACTATCACGCTGGTTCTTCCCGGTTATCTCTTCACGGTCGGACCCCTGCAGGCCGAATTCATCCCGATTACCGGAACCGTTCGCCCGGCCGATATCATCCGCCAGGAACATGACGACCACCGTTTCGTCACGGTGGAGGAAACCGCCGACTATGCGTTCTCCCCGTATGACTACCAGGCGTTGTCGCTGCTCAGAGCAGGACTGGTCTGACCGCCTTCGCCCCGTACCAGACCCCGACAGAGCGACACTTTTTTCTTTCACGAAGACCAGTTAAGAACATGACACAAGCCGCGACAAAGGTCGCACCACTCGCCGTGATCTTATTTTCGCACCAGAGCCAGCAGATCAAAAGCACTGATACTTGTTTTCATCACCTGAATTCACTTGTGGGAATCAAGAGATGATTATAGAGTGCGAAGAACATTCAATTGCTCATTGCCACTGAAGAGGAGGTCTCAATGGATCTGTTTGCGTTTTCGATTCAAATGGAAAAAGATGCCGAAGCGCTCTATCGCAAGATGGCCGATAACGCCCCCGCGCCCGGGGTAAAAAAAGTATTGTTGCTGCTCGCCGAAGACGAAGTCAAACACCGCAAGGCTATCGAGCACCTGCAGAAGAAACTCCATGTTCCCGAGCAGCAGGGCGTCGCTCTGGACATCAAGACGGTATTCGACGAAATGAAGCAGGATCCGGCCTTCACCGCCGTCTCCGAAGACGTTGTCGAGGACTATCAGAAAGCAGTCGAGATTGAGAGACGCGGCATTGCCTTCTACAAGGAGAAATTCGCCGAGGCGACCGACCCGGTCAGCAAGCAGCTGTTCGAGGCCCTGATGAAGCAGGAGACCTATCACCTGAAGACCTGCGAAAGCCTCCTGGAGATGGTGCAGAAGCCCGAATGGTGGGTGGAGAACGCCGAATTCAACCCCCGCACCAGCGACGAGTATTAAGTCGTACCCCACGCACTCCCAGCGCCTGCAGGCCAACCGGCCTGCAGGCGTTTTCCATTGATACCCTTCGCCTCCCCAGTTGCAGAGACGTGCGCTTGAGTCGGATGAACCTTATTTCTTCAACTCATTCCGGAGGCTGGAACAGGTGCTGATAGCGGTGCCGGTTCTGCCGGTAGAGAACGATCCGGTCTAGCAGTTGCCTGCTTCTGCGTACCAGTTTGCGCCGGGCAAAATAACGGCTGTAGGTGGAAAAGGGTATGAATTCGTTGTTGTCGAACCGGCCCTTGAGATCAAGCGCCACCGCCGCATAGGTACCGTTGCGGCACTGGCGCAGGGCTATATTTTTCGGGTTCAGGTCGAACAAACGAATATCATGGGCGACCAGATGCTGGCAGAACGCCTCGGCGACGGCCAGGATGCTTGGCAGATCGCACTCCTCGTGGTGGACAATCAGGTCCCAGATGGTCTCGGCCGGTGAGCCGTCTTCGTTACGCACGCAATCGCAGAGCAGCCCCGGGCCGCGATCGGTAGCCACAAAACCGTGGCAATGGCTGATGCAGGAAATCATGCCGTGCCGCCGGACCAGGTCCTGATAGCCGCGATACTCTCTGGCATTGGCGTCAACCTGGGTTTTATCGGGACCGGCCGGCACCTTGACCACCAACGCCGGGTCATACGGGTGATGATAGCACAACCGGTTACGACCGCGACTGATCAGCAGCTCTTCGGCAAGGCGCAGCGGTTCATCCGTCCGCCCTTCAGGCTCGCCCGGTGCTGGTATCATCTGTTTTTCAGCCGTTCCCATCCCGATCCGGATTGGCCATGCCGCGCCACACCATCTCGAACATGACGTTGGCCTGAGCCGACAGACTCTCCGTGCGGCCGCGCAGGATCCACATAAAGAAACTGCGCTGCACGAAGCCCATCAGAAAATCGAGCAGGATTCCGGCCCGGACATGGGGGTTGAGCACCCCTTCCCGTTGCCCTTCCTTCAGGACATCGATCATCAGACCCATCATCCGCGGCTGGGCAAAGGTCTGATCGGCCATCCAGGTGCTCATCGGCAGCGTCATGAAGACGATACGGCCAAGACCGATATGCCGCTCGTAATAATCAAGTTGCAGCCAGAACACCTTGCGCAGCTTCTCCTTGAGATCTTCGATACCCTGCAGGTGATCGACGATCCGGTCGGTGAGTTTGCCCATCCAGATATCGACAAAGGCGAACACCAGCCGCTCCTTGCTGCCGTAATGCTTGTAGATGGTGGTAAAGCTGACGCCGGCCTGCTTCGCCACAGCACGGATGCTGGCCTGATGGAAATCGGCGTGGGAAAAGACGTCCAGCACCGCCTTTTCCAGGCGCCGGTGAACATCGGGATGCAAGGGATGGTTCATGACGTTCGCGGGGACCCGTTCTCCTGGCTGCAATAGCTGTTCTCGATGCCGGCAGGCTTTCTTCTTTTAGGTTCATCCGACTCATGCGTACGTCTTTGCAACCGAGGAGGCGCTGGGTATCGATGGAAAACGCCTCGCGGAGGCCCGCCGGCGCACCACCGTAGGCCCGCAGGGTTGCGGACAGGACGTCCGCAACTGACAGCAGGCCATGGATGGCCTGTCTGTCAGCCGTGGCGTGCCGGCGATCAGGCCGAAGAGTAGCGTTTGGAAGCGATGCCCATCGCCGGGTTTGCTACCGGTAACTAAAAAAGTACGCTCAATTCGGATGAACCTTCTTTTACCCCACCAGGCCGGTCTGTCAATGGCCAAACAGCGACAGCATCACCCCGGCGGCGATGGCGGAGCCGATCACCCCGGCGACATTGGGGCCCATGGCATGCATCAGCAGGAAATTGGTGGGGTCGGCCTTGCTGCCCACCACCTGGGACACCCGCGCCGCCATCGGCACCGCCGACACCCCGGCGGAGCCGATCAGCGGATTGATGGGTGAGCGGGAGAAACGGTTCATCACCTTGGCCAACAACACTCCGGAAGCGGTGCCGATGGCAAAGGCGGCCACCCCCAGCCCGAGAATGGCCAGGGTCTCCACCTTGAGGAACTGTTCGGCGGTGGCTGTGGCACCGACGGTTACCCCAAGGAAAATGGTGATGATATTGATCAGCGCGTTCTTCGCCGTATCCTCCAGCCGCCCGACCACGCCGCACTCGCGGAACAGATTGCCCAGCATCAACATACCGATCAGCGTCGCCGCGGCCGGGACGATGAGACTGACGACGATGGTGACGATGATCGGGAAAAGAACCTTTTCCTTTTTGGAGACCGGCCGCAGCTGGCTCATTTTGATCTGACGCTCCGCCTCCGTGGTCAGCAGTTTCATGATCGGCGGTTGAATAATCGGCACCAGCGCCATGTAGGAATAAGCGGCGATGGCTATCGCCCCGAGAAGGTGAGGAGCCAGCTTCGAGGAGAGAAAGATGGCGGTAGGGCCGTCGGCGCCGCCGATGATGCCGATGGACGCCGCCTCCTGAGCGGTAAAGAGACCTGAGGCGACCGCGCCGATGAAGGTGACGAAGATGCCGAACTGGGCCGCCGCCCCAAGGAGCAGCGCGCGCGGATTAGCGATCAAGGGCCCGAAATCGGTCATGGCACCGACCCCGAGAAAGATCAACGGCGGGAAAATCCCCAGGTGATCGCCCTGAAAGAGATAGTAAAGCAAGCCACCCGGCTCTACCGTGTGCACGGCGCCGGCGGTTATCTCCAACAGCGGCGGCTTCATCAGGCCGGCAAAGGGCAGGTTGGTCAGCAGCACGCCAAAGGCGATCGGCACCAGCAACAATGGTTCAAAACCGCGGACAATGGCCAGATAAAGGAGCAGACATGCCACCGCCATCATCAACACGGCACCGAAACTGAGCCCGTAGACACCGCTGCTGCGCCAGAACTCCAGCAAGGCCGCTCCCATGGCTTTTCCTCCTCCGGATTCAGGACAAGACCACCAACACCTCGCCACCGTTGACCGAGGCGCCTTTGGCCACCCTCACTTCGACGACGACACCGTCGCCCGGCGCCACCACCTCGTTGGCCATCTTCATGGCCTCAAGGAGCAGCAGGGTCTGGCCGCGGCTTACCCGTTCACCGGGGGCCACCATGACCTCGAGAATGGTTCCCGGCATCTGGGCGACAACCGCTCCGACCTCCCCGGCCGCCGGTTGCACCGCCGGCCGCGGCGGGACGAAAGCGGAAGCGGGGGCCGCCGCAGCCGCCGGAGACACCGGTACGACTGCCGGACGGCCCGAACCAGTGGCGCCGCTCAGTTCCTCGATGGCCACTTCAAACTCGCTGCCGTTCACCACCACCCTGAATCGTCTCATGGTTCGACCTCCCGGATCACATTCGCTTGCTGATTATCCCTCATCGCGCATCTGCTCGCCGATACCTGCCCGGCTCCAGGCCGAGGGCGGTGCCCCGACCCGTCTGATCTCCCTGATCACCAGATCCTGCGGCGCCGCCTGCAGCA encodes the following:
- a CDS encoding TetR/AcrR family transcriptional regulator; the encoded protein is MNHPLHPDVHRRLEKAVLDVFSHADFHQASIRAVAKQAGVSFTTIYKHYGSKERLVFAFVDIWMGKLTDRIVDHLQGIEDLKEKLRKVFWLQLDYYERHIGLGRIVFMTLPMSTWMADQTFAQPRMMGLMIDVLKEGQREGVLNPHVRAGILLDFLMGFVQRSFFMWILRGRTESLSAQANVMFEMVWRGMANPDRDGNG
- a CDS encoding YrbL family protein, with protein sequence MIPAPGEPEGRTDEPLRLAEELLISRGRNRLCYHHPYDPALVVKVPAGPDKTQVDANAREYRGYQDLVRRHGMISCISHCHGFVATDRGPGLLCDCVRNEDGSPAETIWDLIVHHEECDLPSILAVAEAFCQHLVAHDIRLFDLNPKNIALRQCRNGTYAAVALDLKGRFDNNEFIPFSTYSRYFARRKLVRRSRQLLDRIVLYRQNRHRYQHLFQPPE
- a CDS encoding sodium ion-translocating decarboxylase subunit beta, which codes for MGAALLEFWRSSGVYGLSFGAVLMMAVACLLLYLAIVRGFEPLLLVPIAFGVLLTNLPFAGLMKPPLLEITAGAVHTVEPGGLLYYLFQGDHLGIFPPLIFLGVGAMTDFGPLIANPRALLLGAAAQFGIFVTFIGAVASGLFTAQEAASIGIIGGADGPTAIFLSSKLAPHLLGAIAIAAYSYMALVPIIQPPIMKLLTTEAERQIKMSQLRPVSKKEKVLFPIIVTIVVSLIVPAAATLIGMLMLGNLFRECGVVGRLEDTAKNALINIITIFLGVTVGATATAEQFLKVETLAILGLGVAAFAIGTASGVLLAKVMNRFSRSPINPLIGSAGVSAVPMAARVSQVVGSKADPTNFLLMHAMGPNVAGVIGSAIAAGVMLSLFGH
- a CDS encoding 4Fe-4S binding protein, producing MTTIHERCIGCQACLARCPEAALRLDGQTISRDHERCSLCLDCVEICPVMAHEALVRG
- a CDS encoding biotin/lipoyl-containing protein, with the translated sequence MRRFRVVVNGSEFEVAIEELSGATGSGRPAVVPVSPAAAAAPASAFVPPRPAVQPAAGEVGAVVAQMPGTILEVMVAPGERVSRGQTLLLLEAMKMANEVVAPGDGVVVEVRVAKGASVNGGEVLVVLS
- a CDS encoding NUDIX domain-containing protein, producing MSDSPKPTNLPAILRTRVVVGLLFADDGRILIAKRNHRKLYGGLWEFPGGKVELGETVEQALIREISEELAAPITITLVLPGYLFTVGPLQAEFIPITGTVRPADIIRQEHDDHRFVTVEETADYAFSPYDYQALSLLRAGLV
- a CDS encoding metal ABC transporter permease; translated protein: MIHELFLAPLAETYFQKALIGGSIVAVVAGVVGCLVILRRMAFLGDALSHAMIAGVAGGYLVMKMLFGLEAHAPGMLFGSLLAAITTVALISFVSRISRVKEDTAIGIMYTGVFALGVVAVSIFRHYIHIDLMHFIMGDVLGVADSDLWVSAVAGAVVLSVLILFFRHFQLATFDPVMAASIGLPVLLLDYLFTTCVSLVVVSAVSMVGVILVVGLLITPAATAYLLSDRLDRMMMLAALFGVTSVVGGLYLCVWLDSAGGGAIMLFCTLQFLVVLVLAPKYGLIARWLRLRSLIPQQVVEDILTTILRYGKPTPLAIIRTYVESTRGLQKALLRMERDGLLLRSAEGYRLSEAGEKEAGKVLRAHRLWETYLEAIGTPAEEVHATAHHLEHLGGEAVDYLDEKLGNPEVSPHGKTIS
- a CDS encoding ferritin-like domain-containing protein, encoding MDLFAFSIQMEKDAEALYRKMADNAPAPGVKKVLLLLAEDEVKHRKAIEHLQKKLHVPEQQGVALDIKTVFDEMKQDPAFTAVSEDVVEDYQKAVEIERRGIAFYKEKFAEATDPVSKQLFEALMKQETYHLKTCESLLEMVQKPEWWVENAEFNPRTSDEY